The DNA window GAAAATTACTCAAACTTTGCTCATTTTCATCATTAATTTCGGAATTCAAATTTCTCCCGAATTAGAATTTGATTAACACCAACTAAATTTTTAATACATCACACAACTTCAATTATTCAGATGCTAATAtagaattaaaattatacttatttatataatatattgttCAAAAGTCAAATGCAGATCTAAACGTATATTGATATCAAGTCAGCTTCATTTGAGCAAAATTTGAATTGGcaaaatttcagaaaatcattataattataatttatgtattttgtcatcaatttcataatttataagGATTTATAACTGATTAgctgtttttttataattaactcTATAATGTCCATATATATAAGATAAAAAGggttaatatataattatacccCATTTATGCAGTAATTTGTGAGGAGGACAATATTGTCCTTCCAATGGATATTGCTTGGAATggtaaataatattttatgtctccaagatattttattttttaattattgttgatatttttttatttgattaaggACAtgaaatagtaatatttttggGGTACTCTACAAGTGATTAGCATGTGGGTCTTAATAATCTCAGTAATATACTATTATCTGTATtttatatctcaaatattataTATTTGTTTGACAGTTTCAACGCTAAATTCAGCTAATTGAGACTTCCAAAGCATGCATTGATAAAGCTGAAGCATTGATAAAGTTGAAgcatataaataaatgtaatcCGTTCAACAGTtccaacaaataaattaaaacaaatcttcaaataaaataatctaaccctatttttatttactactccatattaTTATTACTTCAATACCACATTCAATAACTATGTATCTTTGTTATGAGGGATTAATCCACAAATGAAAAATTGGGGCAAATTATATGCCATGGTATCAAACCTAAAATTTATTGAAACAAAACTCATATCGATCTGGTAATTATTCGGTTTAATTAATGATTATGCTGTTTTgcattttcctattttttatttcttataatttcattttatattccttagttttttttcattttttcattaaaactaggattatgtttttattttctcaCTTTTTACCTCATCACCAATTCCGCAAGTTTGTTTCCGTCCACCCCTTACATTCGTTTCATGTTGTGATGTTCTCGTGTGCTGTCGAGTTCGCGTCATGCCGGCACAAATAAAATCGTGCCATTACCGAATTTGTGTTATGTGCGGGTCATGTTGGGTTGTCGTACTTTTATGTTTTCGGTTTTTGCGGCTTAGCTTCTGGCCGTTTGTCTTGAACCTTTGCTCGCTACTTACCGGCTCGagcctttttttatttataaaaaaaatgttcaattaataatttttctAATAGATCGTGTTCGAATTTGACCTTGGATTGTTGTAAGATTAATTTCATTTCCATATCAACCTTACAACACGCTATTTGTCGGCCTTATTCAAAAGCATGGTTTCTTGATTAATTATGACTAATTCTCTTTTTCTAGAGAAAGCCCATTATCACTTTGATGTTCCCTAATTTAATCTCATAATCAAGGATGATATCACATGATTAAACTACAATATGTTATTATGCATTTTTGTTTGTAAAATATCTCAAATTAATCAAGCGGCGACCGGGAAGATAAacaatttttcaatttaaaattacaattaGTTAATGAATTCCAATTAAAGCTGCGTTGTGATAATTAAAGTGATATAATTAAGAATGATAAATCACTTTTCCCCTAACTGTTATCCAATCCCATGTGATTTGATTCTTTAATTAACACGCCGAAGactttactctttattttaCATATAGCTATTAAAtctattatcattattattattattattattattattattattattattattattattattatcattatcatctattttttttttgtttaaattaaccTATCAAATATAGGTTGTGTTGGTTAAAGCTTAATAGGCCGCCACGTAGCCTAATAAATGGGCCTCAGCCCATTTGCTTTAAGTCCGTTTCTGTAAACTTTCAAAGCCCAATAAAGTAAGAAACATCAAATAAATATACTACTTCTAATATctgctttaaaaaaaatatttggatgTCCCTCTTTTTAGGACACCTTGTGCTTTAGAATATTCGAATTCTCCCTATACCAAACACACAATAAATTGAGTAATATCTGAGAGTGTTCATGAATGATGATTAtacaaaaagataaaaaaaattattaagagAGCCAGTTTAGGTATCTAAGATTGAGTGGTGAATTCTGTTGGTTATTTCCTCTtgtggagtattaattttgtatattttttttaatgttgagGTCTtgaggagttttttttaaaaaataaattttgtatCTAAGATTTGTTGCTTACTATTAGTTGTTGGGCGTTAGGGTGTTTTATTAGAATATTAGGTTTGTCCTAGTATTTTTTTGGGCTACTTCTTGCTCACTTGTTTTGTTTAAGCCTTTAATTTGAATAACAATAGTGGgcaaaaattaatagtactacaataatcttataaaatttttaagatatagaaattactaacattatattttagttttttttggttttggtaCATAGAAAtggtataagagcatccactacgcgtcccgtgACGGGCGCACGTTTCGTTCCTGAGGGACGGAACCGCCGCGGGATGCGTTGCAGCGACGCGTTCCGTCCCTAGCCCGTCTCCATGCCGTCCCGTAGCCCGCGGCCACGCGCTGAGGCGAGctcccgatgcatgcgtgacgcccactcgctggcccgcgagttgACGTCGtcacgatgacgcaataattcaatttttttaaaatttgaattttaataaaaaaaatatttttcaaacggtaatgtttttttttgccgtttttcatttttttaatttttttaatttctttactctataaatactcctatttcatactcatttcacacacaaacacacatctattcatctcaaatcctctctatatccactccaatttccatctcagtatccttttgagcaaatgcgtcaaataatggaacaatcacttgaagaagatcgacgccgggaggcggagaAAGCCGCGCCGctcccacgacgctcccggacgtACATCCACCGTAACCGGGAAGAAgctgccgcaaggttagtaagcgactacttctgcgataacccgatttggggagataacccgaagtggagcgcatccgtctatacaagaacggttgtctattcgggcaaggacacgcgactctagcgctcacgcccaactccaagaggatctaattgaccacatttgggaaaactttggcggagaaaattatattatgtcatttttatttttttaggattttaattatgtctttttttctatatttttgaattttaagttgtaatgttgttttaattttaatgaagtgtgtttttttaattgaatttgtggggaaaaaataaaaaaataaaattgaatgaatagtaatttaagggacggttaagagacggagcgttgcaggttccgtcccttagttaagggatgaagtaaaaaagtacaaaggggccctcaaatagtagtttaagggacggtatagagacaacgtagtggatggcctaaagCCGCTTGACCGGTATCATCGTAAACATAAAATATACTTgtacctttttattttattttatatggtACCCAAGgaacggtatagagacagcgtagtggatgaccTAAAGCAGCTTGACCCGTATCATCATAAACATAAAATATACTTgtacctttttattttattttatatggtACCCAATATACTAttgtataaaattttaattaaaatatccaAATTATGTGCAAGTTGACCATTGGGTCTCAATATCCTGATTCAAAAGGGCACAACTACTGATATTGccaaaaatatgaataaaaatttaaattgatgAATACCAATGTgagtattaattactactattacaAAATGTCAAAATCATGTTATGAAACTTATtgcgttttaaaaaaattatatacatgACAATATTTTAAAGACAAAgtaaataagtaaaataacataaattGAATTAACCTTCTCTTTTGTCAATTTACATAATTGCTTTTAATTAGCTATTTGCTCTCTTAGAGTTTAACGAGTAGAATGAAAACTTGAGACTAACTTTAGTTATTTAAAACTGaactatatatttatattatgtatGTATACATTGTTAATGATTAATCAAATATAATTAGGACTGAGTATGACGCATAAACTACTTTCGATTGTGACAAAAGTATTTAATATGTTTCGTTGACTATATATGTTGATAACATTAGTCGTTAGGGCATCTATAATATCATGCTTCTCCTCATTTCGAGACTTTCGCCGTTTTACTTCTAAAATTGAAATACGAGACATTATATAACACAAAAtcacttcattaaaatattaacaattataatttaaaaaaactttaaaacacaaaaataaaataaaattgtaagatAATGTGTTGAATGAAGCTGCGTGGCTCCCCCTTGTTGGCCATAACAAGCGTTGTGGGCACCGTGCCTCTCCCGACGCCCCTCCAGCGGCCTCACGCCTGTCATCGCCTCTCCCAACGCTCGACCCCAACCTTCACAATGAGGGAGCCGTGCGCCGCGCCTCCCTGAAGCGGCTAGTTACTCTTTCTCATTAATTGTTACTCTATAAATTTACTCCCTATTTTCTCTGACCacgaaataatatcatattttacAATTTCGAAATATCTACATTTTTAACTTTGAGTTATACTCCTCTATTTACCGGTTCCAGATTAAACACTCCAttaactaagagcatctccaatggcggacgtccggtcggacatccggtcggacgtcgcgacgggcgaccgggacgtccgtcattgtggcgtttagggtcggatacggacgtcccgtgaggacgtcgggtgtcctcggacgtcggtgcgacgggcggacgtccgccattgtggcgtccagtcggacgtccggtcggacgtcccgtttttaatttttttttaaactctatatatacggctcgtcgaattttatttcattcgcaccacttgtgttaacaagttactctctctacatctctaatttcaagtatatctagaatgtctagtgaaagtgatagcgagaatgagttggaggtcgctgttgaatgtgcgatagagaggctgctacaacagaggttgcagcggcggcagcaggcggcggtacctcggccgatccatcgtcgaactcaagtaccctgtgaccacattgctgcacatattcggttgtatgcggactacttcgctccgctaccgcgttttggggaagccttattccggcgacgctttaggatgcatcgtccgccgtttctgcacatcgtgggtgctttagagagaagttacctgtattttaggatcagagaggatgcagctggcaaacccggactcacgcccttgcagaagtgcactgtcgcaatcagacaactggcgtatggaggcgcggccgacatgtttgacgagtacctccacattggcgagtcgacagccgtcgagtgtctgcagcTGACACTAccgcccttgcagaagtgcactgtcgcaatcagacaacccgccgcctggaaggggatgtacactaccggcttcaaagccaagcatcccacgatgatccttgaagctgtagctgactaccggttgtggatatggcatgcttattttggagtcgccgggtccaacaacgacatcaacgttctccagtcgtcgcccctgtttaacgctcagtgcaatggcgttggtcccgccatcagtttcgtcgccaacggcaaccagcataatatgaggtactatttggcggatgggatatacccaaactggcccgtctttgtgaagtcaatcaagcatccgctcggacaaaagaagacatactttgcgagccgtcaggaagcagcgcgcaaggatgtggagcgggcatttggtgtgctccagagtcggtgggcggttgtgaagggtcctgcacggcagtggtatattcccaacatcggcgatatcatgtacgcatgtatcataatgcacaacatgattgtcgaaaatgaagctgcggaactgactcagtggaccaacgaagatgatacgggtgcaggtccaagtcacggcgtggccaccgcgaatgtgaatatggggtacctcatggagaggtcgcgcggctgcgtgcatttgccgacatgcggcaaacagatgcccatgttcgacttcagcaggatatcatcgaagaggtttggactcggaggggttgacgtgataatgtatgaagtttttttttattagtatgcaattttttttttcgattcatgtatgttttttccgatgaagttgttaatttttccgatgaagttgttaatttttcccgtaattttttctaattatgtatgaggtttggactcggaggggttgacgtcaaattttatttccgtaaatgtaaattgttttatttgtaaatgtatgattttttttattgcgggatgtcctagtgggaagggcggacataggaggggatgtcctagtgacgtggcagtgggatgagaagtcctagtgacgtggcaggaggtgtttttgggatgtcctagtgggatgtccgcccactggagattcTCTAAGCTATATTTTCACCGTTTAAAAGATAAACcattaaaaaacaaaactaaacAGATGTTGACAACAATAGATACGACGTCGTATTTGACCATTCTACCTGGTTTCGAATAAGCGCACTTTAATTTTGTCCAAGTGCTCTTGTCAACATATCCTCCCTATCTTACGCTGGCAATGCGCTAATTAACAAAAGTGCGCACCCCACACCTTTCCCAAAAATAATTTCGTCTCCTTCTTCTCGacctcatttttttttctttcttttttatcttcAAAATGTTGCTTGAACAAAATTAACCAAATTCTGCCATTCATCTTCTCTCTCTGCGCGATCAGTTGGATCCTCAACGTCAAATGATGTCAGCTACAGTTCAAATGCACGGTGcgttttcaatttttacttGCGTTTGCTGCGGCATTTGCCATTTTTAGCTGCATTTTGTTTGTTAATAGTAATttcttgagattattttttctattttggtacgTAGTGCAAAACAATTGTGAAATCTAGCTTCATAGTGTAGTAATTGGGGAAGACGTTGTTCATTTATCCTGATTTAATGTGATTTTCTAGATGTCGAGCTTAATAGGTTTTTGCAGTAGCAAATATGGAGTTATTTATCcgtgtgtgtttgtgtatttcttccttctttttggTTAGCTGATTTTTACTACGTGGTCTGGTTATTGAATCAAGGATTTTTCAGCTGATTGAGGTCGTTGCTTGGATTTGTTGGTATACATACATTTGAAGATGGTCAGAGACACGGCTGGAGATACGTGGTTTGCTAATATATGGAAGAGTTCGCGTAAGAGCATATCGTGGGAGCCTGAGAGACCAGTGGTTGGAATTTTGGCTTTTGAAATATCAAGGTTGATGTCGAAGTTGGTTAGTATATGGCAGAGTCTCACTGAGGGACGAGTTGTGAGGTTACGGGAAGAAATTGCAAACTCAGTCGGCATACAGAAGCTTGTTTCTGAAGATGTAGATTATCTTATGGAGCTTGTTCTTGCTGAGATAGTTGAGAATTTGAGAAGTGTGGCGAAGTCGGTGGTTGTGTTTGGAAAGAAGTGCACAGATTCGGAATACCACAATCTGGAAAGAATTTTTGATGATGTAGTTGAGATTGATCCAAAATGGCATAGTTGGCAATTTAAGCCGAAGAAGATGGAGAAGAAAGTGAAGAAAATGGAGAGGTTTGTGGCGGCAACAGAACAGCTATTTCAAGAGCTTGAAGTGTTAGCGGAGCTTGAGCAGAGCCTGAGGCGTATGCGAGCCGGTGCAGATTCAGGTGGGGTGAAATTGCTTGAGTTCCAGCAGAAGGTCGTGTGGCAACGCCAGGAAGTGAAGAATCTTCGGGAGATGTCTCCATGGGTTAGAACGTATGATTGCATTGTTCGGCTTCTTTTGAGATCTATTCTCACCATTGTTGAGAGGATCAAAACTGTTTACGGGTCTAAACAGAGTGGAAATGTAGAAGGTTGCATTGGTTACGAGCATACAAACAGTGACTACCTTGTGTGTGGTAATTCTATGTCCACTGGGCGGCAAATGTCATTTCATCAATCACAATCCAACTCTTCCAGATTTACAGTTCCTTTAGGGAGGTCGTTTTCAAATTTGGGCCTTGGAGGAGGTAGCAAGAGCAAGTCAAAGGACATAAAAAACCATCGTCGGTCTGAATCATCTCTCTCCTCTGGAAAACAACATCCAGTAAAAACTCGAATATTTGCTCCTGCTGGATTGACAGGATGCATGACCCGGGGAAGTGAATCTCCCGTTGTAGATAGTTGCACACCTTCATGTGGCAGCTCAGCCAGGCCATATGATGTTTCTCTAAAACATGCAATTGAAGTGAAAAATTTCAGAGAAGTGCCAGTCGCATATGGTGGCATAACCTCTACAAAAATTTCTCTCTTTAATTCCAAACGGCATCTGCTGGAAGCTTCGTCATCTACTCTTGGTTATGCTGCATTGGCCCTGCACTATGCCAATGTCATCATATTGGTTGAAAAGTTAGCTTCCGCGCCTCATTTAATTAGCCTTGATGCAAGAGATGATCTTTACTATATGTTGCCTGCAACTATCAAAAGCTCTCTGAGGACAAAGCTGAAAACATTTTCAAGAACTTCAGCTTCATGTTTCTACGATGCTGCATTTGCAGCTCAGTGGAGCTTAGCGATTACAACAATATTGGACTGGCTGTCTCCACTTGCTCATAACATGGTAAGATGGCAATCTGAGCGGAACGTTGAAAGGCAGAGATTGGTGTGTGGGTCTAATATTCATCTTGTCCAGACACTTTACTTTGCAAATCTAAGGGAGACTGAGGCAGCAATTGTAGAACTCCTGATGGGCTTAAATTACCTCTCTAGATTTGGCAGTGTTAGTCTGAAACCATTCCAAGAGTCTTCGTGTAGTCAGGCATATGATGGTTATGCATTTCCCACTGATAACATGTACTACAAGATTATTGACGATTCATCATGACAGAGATGTGATGTTCCTACACACAACACATGATAGGCGAAAAACTTTCATGTGGCTTGGTCTGACATTGTGTTTTTCCACGCATGCCGAGCACAATGTTTTCTTCAAAGTCTCCTCCCCTCCCAGAAATGAAAAGGTATTCTTGTGCTGGTTCATATAATATATGATGCTGCTTGTTTGTGAAAGAGCAGAACTTATATGCTGCTAAATTTGTTCTCTCTCAAATAGGTGTGGTCTTTCTCTGTTGTAATTAGCTTTAAGATAATCTGTAATTGTCACTCTTTCATTTAGATAATCAGTCTGATCATGTTGTTTATCCAAGTTAATGAATTGTTAGATCTGGATTTGATAACCATGTTTTGGATTCTAACTAGCGGAGGTGAAATAAAGATGCCACGCTGCTAGGTTGTATATCCAGTATTAATTAGTTAGGCCATCGTTGAACTTATTCAACCAGTCCATCAGGTTTGGTCATAATTTTCAAGTCTTGAATTTAAAGGTTAGAACTTAGAAGATTTTGATTCATTAGTTAAAAAAACAACCTACCTGTCAATAAAGATATATGAATCTATTTAAAAGGCCCATTGATGCTAGGGTGGATTGTTTGTGCAACGGAGATTTGGCATTCTATCAAATATTACCAACGGATTACATGCATAGCATTCATTCTAAATATAAACTTAAACATGGTTATTTTCAAAAGATACAAAATGTAACACAGAAGTGAAGGCAATTCAAATCATAATCAGCACTGGTGGGGAGTTTTCATTTCATTATAGCATTAGGTTCCTCTTTCTCTTGGAACTGCTTTCAGAGGTGTGCTCATGCGAAGAGAAAGCCCTGTCGTCTCACTCATATCGAGAGTTTCTGGGGAGATATTTGCAGGGAGCTCCCAGTCAAAAGACTGTATCAGCCTTGCTAAAGTGAGGCTTATTGTTCTCTCTCCCATCAACATGCCAACGCAGGATCTTCTGCCAGAACCAAATGGAATCATCTCATAGTGTTGTCCCTTGTGATTGATGTTTGAGTTCAGGAACCTCTCTGGCTTAAAAGATAATGGATCCTCCCATGACTCAGGGTCCCTATGGATAGACCATGCGTTCACAATCACCGCTGTGCCCTTGGGTATATCGTAGCCCATGAACTCGGTATCTTCTCTTGCTTTTCTTGGTAGCAGCAGAGGAAGAGCAGGGTGCAGCCGCATGGTTTCGTCAACCACTGCTTGTAAGTATGTTAGTTCAGTCAAGTCAGCCTCTTCTACAGCTCTTGAGGAACCAGTGACCTGATCAATCTCTGCTTTGAGCTTTCTCATGGAATCAGGACTTCGTAATAGCTCTGCCATCGCCCAGACAGTGGTATTGCTTGTAGTCTCGGTTCCACCAAAGAACATTTCCTGCAGCATAACAAGGTACATGTGAGGCTTAAAttctaatatattttttacGTTATCCAAATGCATTATTACCAGTATTATTATGTTGATGTTCTTCTCTGAGAGCTTGTCAACCGATCCTTTGCCATCACCTTCATAATCCAGTAACGCATCGAGGAAATCTCTCGTATGGTTACCTCTCTGCAAATTCCTCTCATGAATTCTTTCTTGCACAAATACTGAAACTATCTTTAACAGCTGTTCGAGGTGCGTCCCCGTGCGTCTCCTGATTCCCTGAGGATCAAGCCATTTCAAGAACTCGAATGCATCTACCACATTAGGCTTCCCCTGCCAGCAAATGAAGTTTCTCATGGCCTCCAAGAACTCGCTCCCCGTCTCAGACTTGTAGTCCATTATATCTCTCGTGAGCATGAAATTGCTAACTAGATTAAAGCTCATGATCATCAGGTACCCATCAAGTTGGATCTCGCAGAATTCGGATGCATCCTTCTTTATCCACTGAATCATTTTGTCAATGCATTTCTGCCTGAGTTGTGCAGAAGATTCGATTCTTTTCTGAACCATGAGCTCGGACAAAGAGAGGCGGCGCAAGATACGCCAGTACTCGTTATAGGGTGCCTCCGCCAAAGTTCCTTTGATGTAATCACAGGCATTCATAGAATCAGGAGCTTTCCTGTCAGCAAAGGCGACGTCGTGTTTCTTGAAAAGCTCAGCCGCAGCAGCAGCCGACTGTATCACTACAGTGTTGAGATTGCCAAGTTTCAGCCAAAGAATAGGCCCGTACCTGGATTTAAGTCCGTGGAAATCGTGGTGTGGCTGTGTTCGAAGATCGAACATGTTGCCGATGATCGGCCACCCGCATGGCCCCGGTGGCAGCCGTAGTTTCGAGGACCGGTTCCTGAGCTTGAACCAGAGGAAAAGAGCTGCGAAGAATGAGACAGCGAGGCAGGTTAGCGAACTGAGCCACGCCATTTTCGAGCATTCAAGTTGGAGTAGGTTATCTTCTTACAAAGAGTGAGGATAATGTTACTTGAAATGAGCAGCAGATATATATCATTATCTTAGATTTTGTGATTCACGTTATTTGCAGAAGCCATCAGTTATGAAGGAAAGCGACAGATGATGGTAGATAAAATGAAAGTAAATACTGACAACTTGTCTATAAAATGTTAAGAAACGACGATGGAAGTATAACTAGATGTTTTCctctaataaataaattgaagatTATAAAATATTGACAATGAATTTGCTAGAAAATgcaaatagttaaaatgaaaataaatattgacaACGACATAGATTATGTGATTCACGTTCACTTCTATCACAGATCGAAGCTCGGAAGGTGTCTGGCTTGTGGAGGAGCTCTGCCATCGCCATCGCCCAGTCTAACGCGCTTGTGGTGGTGTCACTCCCCACAGTGAACACCTCCTGGGAAAACAAGATGAAAAAAATACTCCTCTGTCAAATTTTAGAATATTTGAAAACAATGAAATTCGGATTTCGTTTCTTGTCTATAATTGTATGAATATTTGACTCTCTGCATTCTTCAtatgtataatttgttattCTTTATATAGCAATTTACTATATGTGAGTATGCATTTAGTATGGCACTAATGTTGAAAA is part of the Salvia splendens isolate huo1 chromosome 22, SspV2, whole genome shotgun sequence genome and encodes:
- the LOC121786591 gene encoding protein PSK SIMULATOR 3-like; translation: MVRDTAGDTWFANIWKSSRKSISWEPERPVVGILAFEISRLMSKLVSIWQSLTEGRVVRLREEIANSVGIQKLVSEDVDYLMELVLAEIVENLRSVAKSVVVFGKKCTDSEYHNLERIFDDVVEIDPKWHSWQFKPKKMEKKVKKMERFVAATEQLFQELEVLAELEQSLRRMRAGADSGGVKLLEFQQKVVWQRQEVKNLREMSPWVRTYDCIVRLLLRSILTIVERIKTVYGSKQSGNVEGCIGYEHTNSDYLVCGNSMSTGRQMSFHQSQSNSSRFTVPLGRSFSNLGLGGGSKSKSKDIKNHRRSESSLSSGKQHPVKTRIFAPAGLTGCMTRGSESPVVDSCTPSCGSSARPYDVSLKHAIEVKNFREVPVAYGGITSTKISLFNSKRHLLEASSSTLGYAALALHYANVIILVEKLASAPHLISLDARDDLYYMLPATIKSSLRTKLKTFSRTSASCFYDAAFAAQWSLAITTILDWLSPLAHNMVRWQSERNVERQRLVCGSNIHLVQTLYFANLRETEAAIVELLMGLNYLSRFGSVSLKPFQESSCSQAYDGYAFPTDNMYYKIIDDSS
- the LOC121786592 gene encoding iridoid oxidase-like, whose translation is MAWLSSLTCLAVSFFAALFLWFKLRNRSSKLRLPPGPCGWPIIGNMFDLRTQPHHDFHGLKSRYGPILWLKLGNLNTVVIQSAAAAAELFKKHDVAFADRKAPDSMNACDYIKGTLAEAPYNEYWRILRRLSLSELMVQKRIESSAQLRQKCIDKMIQWIKKDASEFCEIQLDGYLMIMSFNLVSNFMLTRDIMDYKSETGSEFLEAMRNFICWQGKPNVVDAFEFLKWLDPQGIRRRTGTHLEQLLKIVSVFVQERIHERNLQRGNHTRDFLDALLDYEGDGKGSVDKLSEKNINIIILEMFFGGTETTSNTTVWAMAELLRSPDSMRKLKAEIDQVTGSSRAVEEADLTELTYLQAVVDETMRLHPALPLLLPRKAREDTEFMGYDIPKGTAVIVNAWSIHRDPESWEDPLSFKPERFLNSNINHKGQHYEMIPFGSGRRSCVGMLMGERTISLTLARLIQSFDWELPANISPETLDMSETTGLSLRMSTPLKAVPRERGT